The proteins below come from a single Drosophila miranda strain MSH22 chromosome Y unlocalized genomic scaffold, D.miranda_PacBio2.1 Contig_Y1_pilon, whole genome shotgun sequence genomic window:
- the LOC117189878 gene encoding histone-like protein 18C produces the protein MWECKRRFGSKHLGQGFANAATQRWRTMSPEHRARYRQSGYRSASSIKPSKSSLLCWEDNDLDSTAALSVVPSGFSLDEVDCDMKRKSKRSCGKSKRKKSACGKRRRRKSACKKLKSRKSKKSCSKPRRRKSRKGARRGVIPTNVVLDQRE, from the exons ATGTGGGAATGTAAGCGCCGGTTTGGATCCAAGCACCTTGGGCAAGGGTTTGCAAATGCCGCGACGCAGCGTTGGAGGACGATGTCCCCAGAGCACCGAGCCCGGTACCGACAG TCCGGATATCGATCTGCCAGCTCCATTAAGCCAAGCAAGAGCAGCCTGCTCTGCTGGGAAGATAATGACTTAGACAGCACGGCAGCTCTTTCAGTGGTTCCTTCGGGTTTCTCCCTGGACGAGGTGGACTGTGACATGAAACGCAAAAGTAAGCGCAGCTGCGGCAAGTCTAAGCGAAAGAAGTCGGCTTGTGGCAAGCGCAGACGCAGGAAGTCCGCTTGCAAGAAACTCAAGAGCCGCAAGTCTAAGAAAAGCTGCTCAAAGCCACGCCGCCGCAAGTCCCGCAAGGGTGCAAGAAGGGGGGTGATCCCCACTAATGTCGTATTGGACCAGAGAGAATAA